Proteins encoded together in one Pseudomonas sp. Seg1 window:
- a CDS encoding NADP-dependent oxidoreductase, whose amino-acid sequence MTNQTNRQFLLAKRPVGAATRETFTYQEVPVGEPAAGQILVKNEYLSLDPAMRGWMNEGKSYIPPVGIGEVMRALGVGKVVASNNPGFAVGDYVNGAIGVQDYFLGEPRGFYKVDPKLAPLPVYLSALGMTGMTAYFALLDVGAPKAGDTVVLSGAAGAVGSIAGQIAKIKGCRVVGIAGGADKCKYLIDELGFDGAIDYKNEDLLAGLKRECPKGVDVYFDNVGGEILDAVLSRLAPKARVVICGAISQYNNKEAVKGPANYLSLLVNRARMEGFVVMDYAAQYASAAQEMAGWMAKGQLKSKEDIVEGLETFPETLMKLFSGENFGKLVLKV is encoded by the coding sequence ATGACCAACCAGACCAATCGCCAGTTCCTGCTCGCCAAGCGCCCGGTGGGCGCTGCGACCCGCGAGACCTTCACTTATCAGGAAGTACCGGTGGGCGAGCCGGCGGCGGGACAGATTCTGGTCAAGAACGAATATCTGTCCCTCGATCCGGCCATGCGCGGCTGGATGAACGAGGGAAAATCCTACATCCCGCCGGTCGGCATCGGCGAAGTCATGCGCGCCCTGGGCGTAGGCAAAGTCGTCGCGTCGAACAATCCGGGGTTTGCGGTCGGGGACTACGTCAACGGTGCCATTGGCGTGCAGGATTATTTCCTCGGTGAGCCCAGAGGTTTCTACAAAGTCGATCCGAAACTGGCGCCGCTGCCGGTCTATTTGTCCGCGCTGGGCATGACCGGCATGACCGCCTACTTCGCTTTGCTCGATGTCGGCGCACCGAAGGCGGGTGACACCGTGGTGCTCTCCGGTGCAGCCGGTGCGGTGGGCAGCATTGCCGGGCAGATCGCCAAGATCAAAGGCTGCCGCGTGGTCGGCATCGCCGGCGGCGCTGACAAGTGCAAATACCTGATTGATGAACTGGGCTTCGACGGCGCCATCGATTACAAAAACGAAGACCTGTTGGCCGGGCTCAAGCGTGAATGCCCGAAAGGCGTGGACGTGTATTTCGATAACGTGGGCGGTGAGATTCTCGACGCCGTGCTGAGTCGCCTGGCGCCGAAAGCGCGGGTGGTGATCTGCGGTGCCATCAGCCAGTACAACAACAAGGAAGCGGTCAAAGGCCCGGCCAACTATCTGTCGCTACTGGTCAATCGCGCGCGAATGGAAGGTTTTGTGGTGATGGACTATGCGGCGCAGTACGCAAGTGCCGCGCAGGAGATGGCCGGGTGGATGGCCAAGGGGCAACTCAAGAGCAAGGAAGACATCGTCGAAGGACTGGAGACCTTCCCGGAGACGCTGATGAAATTGTTCAGCGGCGAGAACTTTGGCAAGTTGGTGCTCAAAGTTTAA